Proteins co-encoded in one Bacillus sp. FSL H8-0547 genomic window:
- a CDS encoding XRE family transcriptional regulator translates to MKSLQEQIGYNLKSIRKMRQYSLDQLSAVTGVSKGMLAQIEKGQSSPTVNTLWKIANGLGVSFSSLVEEENAGISIVRKEEKTALQDVNEKYRVYPYFPYDQQKKFEVFLLELLPGCRHVSQQHLSGVEEYLFVSEGELFVSIGDDHYELGKGDSIKFTANREHVYENKTEAVSRCFLLIYYS, encoded by the coding sequence ATGAAATCCTTGCAGGAGCAGATTGGCTACAACTTAAAAAGCATCCGGAAAATGCGCCAGTACAGTCTTGATCAGCTTTCAGCCGTCACAGGTGTGAGCAAGGGGATGCTTGCCCAAATTGAAAAAGGGCAGTCAAGTCCGACCGTCAACACCCTGTGGAAAATTGCAAATGGTCTTGGAGTCTCTTTTTCATCTCTCGTTGAAGAAGAAAACGCCGGAATCTCTATTGTCCGCAAAGAGGAAAAGACCGCTTTGCAGGATGTAAACGAGAAATATCGTGTGTATCCTTATTTTCCTTATGATCAGCAGAAGAAGTTTGAAGTATTTTTGCTTGAGCTTCTTCCGGGCTGCAGACATGTTTCGCAGCAGCATTTGAGCGGAGTGGAAGAGTACTTGTTTGTCAGTGAAGGTGAACTTTTTGTCTCAATCGGTGACGATCACTATGAACTGGGAAAAGGAGATTCAATCAAATTTACTGCTAACCGGGAGCACGTTTACGAAAATAAGACAGAAGCAGTTTCAAGATGCTTTCTGCTTATCTATTATTCATAG
- a CDS encoding enoyl-CoA hydratase-related protein, translated as MTTILYTVEKNLAVVTLNRPEVFNCFNYETLLQLEEAVEDIRTNEEVRAVIFTGSGDKAFCAGADLKERKMLTDQQVKRNLFKIGEVFTKIDSLPQPTIAAINGYAFGGGMELALSCDFRIIAERTSVGLTETGLGIIPGAGGTQRLPRIIGEAKALELILTARKITSEQAAAYGLALKTAPNALEAAKELAEEILKNAPIALQQAKFAVKQGMNADLQTGLHIERKAYEVTIPTEDRLEALAAFSEKRKPVFKGK; from the coding sequence TTGACAACTATTCTATATACGGTAGAAAAGAATCTTGCGGTCGTCACGCTGAACAGACCGGAAGTGTTCAACTGTTTCAACTACGAAACGCTTCTTCAGCTTGAGGAGGCAGTAGAGGATATCCGGACAAACGAAGAAGTAAGGGCCGTTATTTTTACAGGATCAGGAGATAAAGCCTTTTGTGCCGGAGCTGATTTAAAGGAACGAAAAATGCTGACTGACCAGCAGGTGAAACGGAACCTCTTTAAAATAGGTGAAGTTTTCACGAAAATTGATTCACTTCCTCAGCCAACCATTGCCGCCATTAACGGCTATGCATTCGGGGGCGGCATGGAGCTTGCTCTTTCATGCGATTTCAGAATCATTGCTGAGCGAACGTCAGTGGGCCTCACAGAGACTGGACTCGGAATTATTCCGGGTGCAGGAGGAACGCAGCGTCTTCCGAGAATTATTGGGGAGGCGAAGGCGCTGGAGCTGATTTTGACTGCGAGGAAAATCACTTCCGAGCAGGCAGCAGCCTATGGACTTGCCTTAAAAACAGCTCCGAATGCGCTCGAAGCTGCTAAGGAGCTCGCAGAGGAAATTCTTAAAAATGCGCCAATTGCCCTGCAGCAGGCAAAGTTTGCCGTCAAACAGGGAATGAATGCAGATCTTCAGACAGGCCTTCATATTGAACGCAAAGCATATGAAGTGACTATTCCAACGGAGGACCGTCTGGAGGCATTAGCAGCCTTCAGTGAAAAAAGAAAACCCGTTTTCAAAGGAAAGTAA